In a genomic window of Flavobacterium sp. KACC 22761:
- a CDS encoding UDP-glycosyltransferase translates to MRILVIAESINIEDSSGSKANVALVNNLVDAGFEVMVYHYTLKNIKLNNVNTYAIPEIKTSINYFLSRFQRVISRNFKINLAPFLERLFGFSFTFFNDTNSIAKALRNNKFNSDLVITLSKGASFRPHYAILKVPELHNKWMAYIHDPYPFHFYPRPYNWVEPNYARKELFFKELAQKAVYSAFPSQLLQEWMSSYFPEFSKTGILIPHQNEKYKVQNENFPSYFDPEKFNLLHAGNLMKQRSPRGLIEGFKMFLEQNSEAKKDAKLLLLGNASYHADMLEDYAKNSPEIYIYNGNKLFDEVYYLQKNVSVNIILEAKGEISPFLPAKFPHCIEANKIILSLAPYYSETRRLLGNDYEYWSEVDDIHRISSLIEKLYQLWKQDQSNLALNRKDLEEYVSVAHLKETINKLLN, encoded by the coding sequence ATGAGGATATTAGTAATAGCCGAATCTATCAATATTGAAGATAGCAGTGGATCTAAAGCAAATGTAGCATTAGTTAATAACTTAGTAGATGCTGGATTTGAGGTGATGGTTTATCATTATACACTAAAAAACATTAAGCTAAATAATGTCAACACCTATGCAATTCCTGAAATAAAAACAAGCATTAATTATTTTTTAAGCAGATTTCAACGCGTTATTAGCCGAAATTTTAAAATTAATTTAGCTCCTTTTTTAGAGCGATTATTTGGTTTTTCATTTACTTTTTTTAACGATACAAATAGTATTGCAAAAGCTTTAAGAAATAATAAGTTTAATTCTGATCTAGTAATAACATTAAGTAAAGGAGCTAGTTTTAGGCCTCATTATGCAATTTTAAAAGTTCCAGAGCTACATAATAAATGGATGGCTTATATTCATGATCCGTACCCTTTCCATTTTTATCCAAGACCTTACAATTGGGTCGAACCTAATTATGCTCGAAAAGAATTATTTTTTAAAGAACTTGCACAAAAAGCAGTATATAGCGCTTTCCCAAGTCAGTTGTTGCAGGAATGGATGAGCAGCTATTTTCCTGAGTTTTCTAAAACAGGTATACTAATTCCTCATCAAAATGAAAAATATAAAGTCCAAAACGAAAATTTCCCATCTTATTTTGATCCAGAAAAATTCAATCTGCTTCACGCAGGTAATTTAATGAAGCAGCGTTCACCAAGAGGTTTAATAGAAGGTTTCAAAATGTTTTTAGAGCAAAATTCAGAGGCAAAAAAAGATGCTAAACTCCTTTTGTTAGGTAATGCATCGTATCATGCTGATATGCTCGAAGATTATGCAAAAAATAGTCCCGAAATATATATCTATAACGGAAATAAACTATTTGATGAGGTATATTATTTGCAAAAAAATGTGTCTGTTAATATAATTCTTGAGGCAAAGGGAGAAATTAGTCCATTTCTTCCAGCTAAATTCCCGCACTGTATAGAAGCAAACAAAATTATTCTTTCGTTGGCTCCCTATTATAGTGAAACCAGAAGACTACTTGGCAATGATTATGAATATTGGTCAGAAGTCGATGATATACATAGAATATCATCTTTAATAGAGAAATTATATCAGTTATGGAAACAAGACCAAAGTAATCTAGCTTTAAACCGAAAAGATTTGGAAGAATATGTTTCTGTTGCGCATCTTAAAGAAACGATTAATAAATTATTGAATTAA
- the wecB gene encoding non-hydrolyzing UDP-N-acetylglucosamine 2-epimerase, producing the protein MKILLCFGTRPEAIKMAPLYHELKNNNIEVLVCVTAQHREMLDQVLDFFEIKPEFDLDLMQPNQTLNNLSALILSKMDEVLLEVNPDLVSVHGDTTTSSMVALTAFHRGIKVAHVEAGLRTYNKQSPFPEEINRQLTGKLADIHFTPTNEATNNLIKEGIPQEAIIQTGNTVVDALFWTINKIEKENYTHPEIEELKNIIPTNKKIVLVTGHRRENFGDGMKNLCEALLTISKREDVIVLYPVHLNPNVKDVVNQLLSDKENILLVKPVSYPAFVWLMKQSFLIVTDSGGIQEEAPSLGKPVVVTRTVSERPEGITAGFSRLVGTDPKKIVNTIQGILDNFTGFDNMRNPYGNGNASSEIVSFLLKQH; encoded by the coding sequence ATGAAAATTCTCCTTTGTTTTGGAACGCGCCCAGAAGCCATAAAAATGGCTCCGCTATATCATGAACTTAAAAATAATAATATAGAAGTTCTTGTATGCGTTACAGCACAGCATCGTGAAATGCTGGACCAAGTTTTAGATTTTTTTGAAATTAAGCCTGAATTTGATTTAGACTTAATGCAGCCAAACCAAACTTTAAATAATTTGAGTGCTCTCATTTTAAGCAAAATGGACGAGGTGCTTTTGGAAGTTAACCCAGATTTGGTTTCTGTGCATGGAGATACAACAACTTCTTCAATGGTTGCCTTGACTGCATTTCATCGCGGAATAAAAGTTGCTCACGTTGAGGCCGGACTCAGAACTTACAATAAACAATCTCCTTTTCCAGAAGAAATTAATAGACAGTTAACAGGAAAGCTGGCCGATATTCATTTTACACCAACAAATGAAGCAACTAATAATTTAATAAAAGAAGGTATACCTCAAGAAGCTATTATTCAAACGGGAAATACCGTTGTTGATGCTTTGTTTTGGACTATAAATAAAATTGAAAAAGAAAATTATACCCATCCTGAAATTGAAGAATTAAAAAACATAATTCCGACAAATAAAAAAATTGTATTAGTAACAGGTCATCGTAGGGAAAATTTCGGAGACGGGATGAAGAATCTTTGTGAAGCATTATTGACAATATCTAAACGAGAAGATGTCATTGTTTTGTATCCCGTACATTTGAACCCAAATGTAAAAGATGTTGTGAATCAGCTATTATCGGATAAAGAAAATATTTTGCTTGTAAAACCAGTATCTTATCCTGCTTTTGTATGGTTAATGAAACAATCTTTTTTAATAGTCACAGATTCTGGAGGAATACAAGAAGAAGCTCCATCTTTAGGGAAACCAGTAGTAGTTACAAGAACTGTTTCTGAAAGGCCTGAAGGAATCACTGCAGGATTCTCGAGATTGGTTGGTACTGATCCAAAAAAAATTGTGAATACAATTCAAGGCATTTTAGACAATTTTACTGGCTTTGATAATATGAGGAATCCTTATGGGAATGGGAATGCATCGAGTGAAATTGTGAGTTTTTTGCTAAAGCAACATTAA
- a CDS encoding glycosyltransferase family 2 protein — protein MQPKVTIIMATYNRAHFIVETLQSIQKQTYLNWECLIIDDGGNDNTSEVINQILNEDLRFKFLKRPDTYQKGLPGCRNYGLDLAKGSRIIFFDDDDIVHPQNLELCVNELEETEIFFCRYEREVFTGNFNYDFDYSREYSSFFIDVNDLEKMLKNNLPFNSCAVMWKKECFINNRFMEHLMYAEEWELYSRILSSGIKGISIKKSLFYGRKHLQSNTGEFFAHNPIRRKSHCDAILLVVKNLKEKRLATNSLIRYFISASLDYKEYDLFGQILKILNLPLTQEIKWQIYYRSYFLRSPIYKMKKNFKK, from the coding sequence ATGCAACCAAAAGTAACCATTATTATGGCGACCTACAATAGGGCGCATTTTATTGTTGAAACATTACAATCAATACAAAAACAAACCTATTTAAATTGGGAATGTTTAATCATTGATGACGGCGGGAATGATAATACCAGCGAAGTTATCAATCAAATCTTAAATGAAGATTTACGTTTTAAATTCTTAAAACGCCCAGATACTTACCAAAAAGGCTTGCCTGGATGCAGAAATTATGGACTAGATCTAGCTAAAGGATCGAGAATTATTTTTTTTGATGATGATGATATAGTGCATCCTCAGAATCTGGAATTGTGTGTAAATGAATTAGAGGAAACAGAAATATTTTTTTGCAGATATGAACGAGAAGTCTTTACTGGAAACTTTAATTATGACTTTGATTATTCAAGAGAATATTCGTCTTTTTTCATCGATGTTAATGATTTAGAAAAAATGTTAAAAAATAATTTGCCCTTCAATTCATGTGCAGTTATGTGGAAAAAAGAATGTTTTATAAATAATCGATTTATGGAACACCTTATGTATGCAGAAGAATGGGAGCTATATTCAAGAATATTATCATCAGGAATTAAAGGGATTTCTATAAAAAAGAGTCTGTTCTACGGTAGAAAACATTTACAATCAAATACGGGTGAATTCTTTGCTCATAATCCTATCAGAAGGAAATCGCATTGTGATGCTATACTATTAGTAGTCAAAAATCTTAAAGAAAAGCGATTAGCTACCAATTCGTTAATTCGTTATTTTATTTCGGCTTCATTAGATTATAAAGAATATGATTTATTTGGCCAAATTCTAAAAATTCTAAATTTGCCCTTAACTCAAGAAATAAAATGGCAAATCTATTACAGATCATATTTTTTGCGTTCGCCAATTTATAAAATGAAAAAAAACTTCAAAAAATGA
- a CDS encoding glycosyltransferase family A protein, translated as MQKNSSLISIIIPCYNDYQYIEQAINSALNQTHLNKEVIVVDDGSDLKTKEVLKRLEPKITKLITQENQGQSKARNIGIEASKGQYILVLDSDDFFDLSFCQKAMEIFLSNEDVKLVTCQANLLFKDGSSRIFTPKGGGITDFIFGNSALGTSMFKKADWNACGGYDEEMRNGFEDWEFFIRLLKNGGQAVVIPEPLYTYRKRNYSTTSIANSKKYELLTYVFNKNKTLYIENFELYTDYLLKLVQKEEIEKKKKMNSIDYKIGTFVLKPFRIIKSFFK; from the coding sequence ATGCAAAAAAATAGTTCTTTAATTTCTATAATAATCCCTTGTTACAACGACTATCAATATATCGAGCAAGCTATAAATTCAGCATTAAATCAAACACATTTAAATAAAGAAGTTATAGTTGTTGATGATGGTTCAGACTTAAAAACTAAAGAGGTTTTAAAAAGACTTGAACCAAAAATCACAAAGCTGATTACCCAAGAAAATCAGGGACAAAGTAAAGCAAGAAATATAGGAATCGAAGCTTCAAAGGGTCAATACATTCTGGTATTAGATAGTGATGATTTTTTTGACCTGAGTTTTTGCCAAAAAGCAATGGAAATCTTTTTAAGTAATGAAGATGTTAAATTGGTAACCTGTCAAGCTAATTTGCTTTTCAAAGATGGATCGTCAAGAATATTCACTCCAAAAGGAGGGGGGATAACTGATTTTATATTTGGAAATAGTGCCTTAGGGACATCAATGTTTAAAAAGGCAGATTGGAATGCATGTGGTGGTTATGATGAAGAAATGCGTAATGGCTTTGAGGATTGGGAATTTTTCATTCGACTTTTAAAAAATGGTGGTCAGGCAGTGGTAATTCCAGAGCCATTATACACATATAGGAAAAGAAATTATTCGACAACAAGTATAGCAAATTCAAAAAAATATGAATTATTAACGTATGTTTTTAATAAAAATAAAACTTTATATATAGAGAATTTTGAATTATATACCGATTATCTTCTAAAGTTAGTTCAAAAAGAGGAGATTGAGAAAAAAAAGAAAATGAATTCAATAGATTACAAAATAGGGACTTTTGTACTCAAACCTTTTAGAATTATAAAATCATTTTTTAAATAA
- a CDS encoding glycosyltransferase, protein MRLAGKRILLVLHQGALGGAERQALGLGKYLSKECNCNVDLLLTFSSETTTEFDDYVKECGINNVLYFGPPYLIFKREFSILNIKRLKWSVEYLMRLRKEIKKYNPEIIIPFLNFPSKISYYLYKLVPSVKFTFWHQLGLDTLSLDIFEKIAVNNIPLVIGNASNCLEMFTSPYSINREKLNILPQYLSLTKEIGDKKLLRRKYNIQENAIVIGMVAHYREEKFHELLLQSFVKLNEIHKNIHLVFLGNRFNTSATQTKFDNLLNIVKNNCLENNVSLLSEEKVTDILSCIDIGVLVSRIEGMPNAVMEYMLYGLPVITTNHPGCVELLGESEFLIDNNEEILFEKLNKLIASDSLRKIEGDLNLLKIKKYDVESYVHKLEKIISKKMKN, encoded by the coding sequence ATGCGATTAGCAGGTAAAAGAATATTATTGGTTCTTCATCAAGGTGCATTAGGCGGAGCTGAAAGGCAGGCTTTAGGATTAGGAAAATATCTCTCAAAGGAATGTAATTGTAATGTCGATTTGCTTTTAACTTTTTCCAGCGAAACAACAACTGAATTTGATGATTATGTAAAAGAATGTGGCATTAATAATGTTTTGTACTTTGGTCCACCCTATCTTATTTTTAAAAGGGAGTTTTCAATATTAAATATAAAGCGACTAAAATGGTCAGTAGAATATTTAATGCGCCTGAGAAAAGAAATAAAAAAATACAATCCTGAAATTATTATTCCTTTTTTAAATTTTCCTTCAAAAATTTCTTATTACTTATACAAACTTGTGCCCTCTGTTAAATTTACTTTTTGGCACCAATTGGGTTTAGATACCCTAAGTTTAGACATTTTTGAAAAAATTGCTGTTAATAATATACCGCTTGTGATTGGTAATGCATCAAATTGTTTAGAGATGTTTACCTCACCTTATTCTATAAATAGGGAAAAATTAAATATACTTCCTCAATATCTATCTTTGACAAAAGAAATTGGAGACAAAAAATTATTACGCAGAAAATATAATATTCAAGAAAATGCAATTGTAATTGGAATGGTTGCACATTATCGCGAAGAAAAATTTCATGAACTTTTATTACAGTCGTTTGTTAAATTAAATGAAATTCATAAAAATATTCATTTAGTTTTTTTAGGTAATCGATTTAATACAAGCGCAACACAGACAAAATTTGATAATCTATTAAATATTGTTAAAAACAATTGCTTAGAAAATAATGTCTCTTTATTGTCAGAAGAAAAGGTTACTGATATATTAAGTTGTATTGACATAGGCGTCTTAGTTTCAAGGATTGAAGGTATGCCAAATGCAGTTATGGAATATATGTTATACGGATTGCCGGTAATAACTACAAACCATCCGGGCTGTGTCGAATTATTAGGGGAATCTGAATTCTTAATTGATAACAATGAGGAAATATTATTTGAAAAACTAAATAAATTAATTGCTTCAGATAGTTTAAGAAAGATCGAAGGAGATTTAAATTTACTGAAAATAAAAAAGTACGATGTAGAATCATATGTGCATAAACTTGAAAAAATAATAAGCAAAAAGATGAAAAATTGA
- a CDS encoding acyltransferase produces the protein MKNENVSFETQFGLSFLRIMATFSVILIHVSASLVTKYGQISFFDWNVANFFDSISRYSVPMFFMISGALLLGRDYELIDFLKKRLGKILPPFIIWSTIYSLLNRYLFGEDSFNLVKVVKDVFYGSKYHLWFIFALLGVYLMVPILRKWIKNASNKEIQYVLIIWLLTLTLTIPNLKIYFPKIDLAYFSGYIGYFILGYYLSMFKFKKAVPILFIILGLAITFIGTCHFTVLNSEPYYYFYEYLSLNTFLVSSGLFMLFNKANSSKKNIHLFVGRLNQLCFGIYLIHPLVLNQFNLIGFNVYIASPIISILTVTFVCFSVCSVVTFCLKQLKYGYLIV, from the coding sequence ATGAAGAATGAAAATGTTTCTTTCGAAACACAATTTGGATTGTCTTTTTTAAGAATAATGGCAACTTTCTCCGTTATACTTATTCATGTTTCAGCATCTTTAGTTACAAAATATGGTCAAATTTCCTTTTTTGATTGGAATGTTGCTAATTTTTTTGACAGTATCAGCAGATATTCTGTCCCTATGTTTTTTATGATCAGCGGTGCTTTATTATTGGGCAGAGATTATGAACTAATTGATTTTTTAAAGAAAAGATTGGGTAAGATACTTCCGCCATTTATAATTTGGTCAACGATTTATAGTCTTTTAAATCGTTATTTATTTGGAGAAGACTCGTTCAATTTAGTTAAAGTTGTGAAAGATGTTTTTTATGGTTCAAAGTATCATTTATGGTTTATATTTGCTTTATTAGGGGTTTATTTAATGGTACCAATTTTGAGAAAATGGATAAAAAATGCGTCTAATAAGGAGATACAATATGTATTGATTATTTGGTTACTTACTCTGACTCTTACAATACCGAATTTGAAAATTTATTTTCCGAAAATTGATTTGGCCTATTTTTCTGGTTATATAGGTTATTTCATTTTAGGTTATTATTTATCGATGTTTAAATTTAAAAAAGCAGTTCCTATTTTGTTTATTATTTTAGGTCTTGCCATTACATTTATAGGAACATGTCATTTTACAGTTTTAAATTCTGAACCCTATTATTATTTTTATGAGTATTTGTCTTTAAATACATTTTTGGTTAGTTCAGGACTATTTATGCTTTTTAATAAAGCAAATAGTTCAAAGAAAAATATTCATTTATTTGTAGGACGATTAAATCAATTATGTTTTGGTATTTATTTAATTCATCCATTAGTTTTAAATCAGTTTAATTTAATCGGTTTTAATGTATATATAGCTAGTCCGATTATAAGTATTTTGACGGTCACATTTGTATGTTTTTCTGTCTGCAGTGTGGTAACCTTTTGTTTAAAACAATTAAAATATGGATACTTAATTGTTTAA
- a CDS encoding glycosyltransferase family 2 protein: protein MSGGPLISVVLPVYNCAMYIEDAVNSILTQTIQDFEIIIIDDHSIDDTVKIIDSIGDKRIKLILKQQNKGLIDSLNIGFREAKGKYIARMDGDDISWPDRFQKQLEILENNHDIKACGGWLQEFDCSNKIIKYKKSHDEIVSRLLLSCSMSLCSVMLERSWCKDYIFDKTKLHVEDYDFWANMAWSGKFYNIQEVLYNYRVHESQVSTRYKSIQIQGDIGIKLFLFKKLQYDTKLFSDAVIVKMLLLDKPIELKDLKLFLKWLNNLKFLNKKTQIYSPIELEKVLKILKRSILFSLYFKKTSIGITKKWRTKALFELSLQDISYVLKIKSREYLKTKLLK from the coding sequence ATGAGTGGAGGACCTTTAATATCAGTAGTTCTACCAGTATACAACTGTGCAATGTATATTGAAGATGCTGTTAATTCTATTTTGACTCAAACCATTCAGGATTTTGAGATAATTATTATTGATGACCATTCTATTGATGATACCGTTAAAATAATTGATAGCATTGGAGATAAAAGGATTAAGCTTATACTTAAGCAGCAAAATAAAGGACTTATTGATAGTCTTAATATTGGTTTTAGAGAAGCTAAAGGAAAATATATTGCGCGTATGGACGGTGATGATATTAGTTGGCCTGATAGATTTCAAAAACAATTAGAAATTTTAGAAAATAATCATGATATTAAAGCATGTGGCGGCTGGCTTCAAGAGTTTGATTGTTCAAATAAGATAATAAAGTATAAAAAAAGTCATGACGAAATAGTTTCCAGACTTCTTTTATCATGTTCAATGTCTTTATGCAGTGTTATGCTTGAAAGATCGTGGTGTAAAGATTATATTTTTGATAAAACAAAATTACATGTTGAGGATTATGATTTCTGGGCAAATATGGCTTGGTCAGGAAAATTTTATAATATACAGGAGGTGTTGTATAATTATAGAGTTCATGAGTCACAAGTATCTACTCGTTATAAATCAATACAAATACAAGGCGATATAGGTATAAAATTGTTTTTATTTAAAAAATTGCAATACGACACTAAATTGTTTAGTGATGCTGTAATAGTAAAAATGTTATTATTGGATAAACCTATTGAATTAAAAGACTTGAAATTGTTTTTAAAATGGCTAAACAATTTAAAATTTTTAAACAAAAAAACTCAAATTTATTCTCCAATCGAACTAGAGAAAGTTTTGAAAATTTTAAAGAGATCGATTCTGTTCTCTCTTTATTTTAAAAAGACTTCAATCGGAATTACAAAAAAATGGAGAACAAAGGCTTTATTTGAATTGTCTTTACAGGATATCTCATATGTTTTAAAAATTAAATCTAGAGAGTATTTAAAAACAAAATTATTAAAATGA
- a CDS encoding glycosyltransferase family 2 protein, with product MENPLFSILVANYNNGHFFKDCYESVLNQTYYNWEVIIVDDASTDNSVEIIKQITGDDSRFKLFENKNNKGCGYTKNRCAQLAQGEILGFLDPDDALKENALEVMVSEHIKILKAAIITSKYEFVDLEMNFKEASKYGSFVPSNKSYLTYAKGALTHFATFKKSFYLDSPGIDSKMKRAVDQDLYYKLEETGSHSFVDKVLYSYRVHKNSISCNDNLYKAEYWHFYAINKAYKRRKKQKMEIDNFTSEYIRLYRSNYYLSRFVKLKFSTKYKSKFYFLIKAFLADPFHEFKLKFKSLLLLILGRI from the coding sequence ATGGAGAATCCTCTTTTTTCAATATTAGTAGCAAATTATAATAATGGTCATTTTTTTAAGGACTGTTATGAAAGTGTATTAAATCAGACTTATTATAACTGGGAAGTAATTATTGTAGATGACGCTTCGACTGATAATTCAGTTGAAATAATAAAACAGATAACAGGAGATGATAGTCGTTTTAAGTTATTTGAGAACAAAAATAATAAAGGTTGTGGCTATACAAAAAACAGATGTGCACAACTAGCACAAGGAGAAATTTTAGGATTTTTAGATCCTGATGATGCATTGAAAGAAAATGCTCTAGAAGTTATGGTGTCAGAGCATATAAAAATTTTAAAAGCAGCTATTATTACTTCAAAATACGAGTTCGTAGACTTAGAAATGAATTTTAAAGAAGCTAGTAAATATGGATCTTTTGTGCCTTCAAATAAATCATATCTTACTTATGCTAAAGGAGCATTAACACATTTTGCAACATTCAAAAAAAGTTTTTATTTAGATTCCCCCGGTATAGATAGCAAGATGAAAAGGGCGGTCGATCAAGATTTATATTATAAACTTGAAGAGACAGGGAGTCATTCCTTTGTTGATAAAGTATTGTATAGCTATAGGGTCCACAAAAACAGTATATCCTGTAATGATAATTTATATAAAGCAGAATATTGGCATTTTTATGCTATAAATAAGGCTTATAAAAGAAGAAAAAAACAAAAAATGGAAATAGATAATTTTACAAGCGAATATATTAGGTTATATCGTTCCAATTATTATCTGTCAAGATTTGTTAAATTAAAATTCTCAACGAAATATAAATCAAAGTTTTATTTTTTAATAAAAGCTTTTTTAGCAGATCCATTTCATGAGTTTAAATTAAAATTTAAAAGTTTATTATTATTAATACTTGGACGAATATGA
- a CDS encoding glycosyltransferase family 2 protein, with protein sequence MKTAVVIATYNPLKWIEKCLDSLIQSTISVEILIIDNNSTDGFQEILKSKYPQIMFVQSSSNLGFGAANNIGIRKAYNNDADFVFLLNQDAWVQPDTIEKLISAQQKQPEYGIISPMHLNGKGDELDYNFSNYIIPYQCKKLYSDIYLNKIQPNVYQVSFVNAAGWLLSRKCIELVGGFNPSFFHYGEDDNYVERVHFHGMKVGILAITELFHDRDEVNKSVYFHDSQLIYKRKILLKASNPFNQFSFELENKKLYKFAARALLSFRFKLFLKIKVQIQILNSLDKKGIISRRNESRNSNLSFLN encoded by the coding sequence ATGAAAACGGCAGTTGTCATAGCGACATATAATCCTTTAAAATGGATTGAAAAATGTTTAGACAGTTTGATTCAGAGTACAATTTCAGTTGAGATTCTGATTATAGATAACAACTCTACAGATGGTTTTCAAGAAATTTTAAAATCGAAATATCCGCAAATAATGTTTGTACAAAGTTCATCTAATTTGGGTTTTGGAGCAGCAAATAATATAGGTATCCGAAAAGCATATAATAATGATGCTGATTTCGTTTTTTTATTGAATCAAGATGCTTGGGTACAACCAGATACCATCGAAAAATTAATAAGTGCACAACAAAAGCAACCTGAATATGGAATTATAAGCCCAATGCATTTGAATGGCAAAGGAGATGAGCTCGATTATAATTTTTCTAATTATATTATTCCGTATCAATGCAAAAAATTGTATTCAGATATTTATTTAAATAAAATACAACCAAATGTTTATCAAGTAAGTTTTGTTAATGCAGCAGGTTGGTTATTGTCACGTAAGTGCATAGAATTAGTCGGCGGATTTAATCCTTCTTTTTTTCATTATGGTGAAGATGATAATTATGTAGAACGAGTGCATTTTCATGGAATGAAAGTGGGAATTTTGGCCATAACAGAGTTATTTCATGATAGGGACGAAGTAAACAAAAGTGTTTATTTCCATGATTCACAATTAATTTATAAGAGAAAAATTTTATTGAAGGCCTCTAATCCTTTCAATCAATTTTCATTTGAATTGGAAAATAAAAAACTCTATAAATTTGCGGCTAGAGCTCTGTTGTCTTTTAGGTTTAAACTTTTTTTGAAAATCAAAGTACAGATACAAATATTAAATAGTTTGGATAAAAAAGGTATAATAAGCAGAAGAAACGAAAGTAGGAACTCCAATTTATCATTTTTAAATTAA
- a CDS encoding glycoside hydrolase family 99-like domain-containing protein, whose translation MKNKVKPIAIHLPQFHPIPENDLWWGKGFTEWTNVTKAQPRFKGHYQPHLPADLGFYDLRLEEARLAQEDLAKQYGVYGFCYYHYWFNGKRIMNEPIDRKMQNQKEDFPFMFCWANENWTRAWDGSIKDILLEQNYSAEDDREHIKFLLSFFKDERYIRVNNKPFFIFYKPDLFPDMANTIAIFREEARKENIELYLGCFERWIGWDKEKLLSFDFDAIIEFQPLSRSMKSFKAQIENRKKSFVKRIENKLRKKFKLRSKVKNKDFRVDYKEFIEYDLQNRTKGVYPGVTPMWDNSSRRTGQNAIMLNDSTPELFKYWYKNKTTTKNFEGLDDSFVFINAWNEWAEGNHLEPCQKWGTSYLEALV comes from the coding sequence ATGAAAAATAAAGTCAAACCCATAGCAATTCATCTTCCACAATTTCATCCAATACCTGAAAATGATTTATGGTGGGGAAAAGGTTTTACAGAATGGACTAATGTAACTAAGGCGCAACCAAGATTTAAAGGACATTATCAGCCTCATTTGCCAGCAGATTTAGGTTTTTATGATTTGCGATTAGAAGAGGCACGTCTAGCTCAAGAAGATCTAGCTAAACAATATGGTGTCTATGGATTTTGTTACTACCATTATTGGTTTAATGGTAAACGTATTATGAACGAACCCATTGACAGAAAAATGCAAAATCAAAAAGAAGATTTTCCGTTTATGTTCTGTTGGGCAAATGAAAATTGGACTAGAGCTTGGGATGGGAGTATAAAGGATATTTTATTAGAGCAAAATTATTCAGCAGAAGATGATCGAGAACATATAAAATTTTTATTGTCTTTTTTTAAAGATGAAAGATATATACGGGTAAATAATAAACCATTTTTTATTTTTTATAAACCTGATTTGTTTCCAGATATGGCAAACACTATTGCTATTTTTAGAGAGGAGGCAAGAAAGGAAAATATTGAACTTTATTTGGGATGTTTTGAACGTTGGATTGGATGGGATAAAGAAAAATTGTTGAGCTTTGATTTTGATGCGATAATTGAATTTCAGCCTTTATCTAGGTCAATGAAGAGTTTTAAAGCTCAAATTGAAAACAGAAAAAAAAGTTTTGTAAAACGTATTGAAAATAAACTGCGCAAGAAATTCAAATTGAGAAGTAAAGTTAAGAATAAAGATTTTAGGGTTGATTATAAAGAGTTTATCGAGTATGATCTTCAAAATAGAACCAAAGGCGTATACCCGGGAGTTACCCCAATGTGGGATAATTCATCTAGACGAACTGGACAGAATGCAATTATGCTTAATGATAGCACTCCGGAATTATTTAAATATTGGTACAAAAACAAAACGACAACTAAAAATTTTGAAGGTTTAGATGATTCTTTTGTATTTATAAATGCATGGAATGAGTGGGCAGAAGGGAATCATTTAGAGCCTTGCCAAAAATGGGGAACATCTTATCTTGAAGCGCTAGTATGA